The following are encoded together in the Lathyrus oleraceus cultivar Zhongwan6 chromosome 3, CAAS_Psat_ZW6_1.0, whole genome shotgun sequence genome:
- the LOC127129754 gene encoding zinc finger BED domain-containing protein RICESLEEPER 1-like — MLDAAEKYQAAFEKMEGEDFSYLEFFGLVGPPTLNDWENVRCLVSFFKIFYDATMEFSSSKQVSLHKSFHQLASIHCELKRSSMNLNTILASMGYEMKKKYDKYWGEIENINKFIYFGVILDPRYKLGYVEWCFNDMYNGESVSFTNMINVIKKELFKLFNWYKGIHEKQHGPSTSPNEGGSFGDGVPNVEVPSHFARVEAFKEHLKQKDSIDKKNDLEWYLDDNCADDFNFDILMWWKQNSCRYPILSKMVKDVLASPVSTVASESTFSTGGRILDTYRRLVETYT; from the exons ATGCTAGATGCTGCTGAAAAGTATCAAGCAGCATTTGAGAAAATGGAAGGTGAAGATTTTAGCTATTTGGAATTTTTTGGATTAGTTGGCCCCCCTACTCTTAATGATTGGGAGAATGTTAGGTGTCTAGTAAgttttttcaaaattttctaTGATGCTACTATGGAATTTTCTTCGTCAAAACAAGTATCCCTTCATAAGTCATTCCACCAACTAGCTTCAATACATTGTGAGCTTAAAAGATCATCCATGAACTTGAACACAATTTTAGCCTCAATGGGATATGAAATGAAGAAGAAGTATGACAAATATTGGGGGGAAATTGAAAACATCAACAAGTTTATTTATTTTGGCGTGATTCTTGACCCTAGATACAAGTTAGGATATGTAGAGTGGTGTTTtaatgatatgtataatggcgAGTCGGTGTCTTTTACTAATATGATTAATGTGATAAAAAAGGAGTTGTTTAAACTATTCAATTGGTACAAGGGTATACATGAAAAGCAACATGGACCCTCTACTAGTCCTAATGAGGGTGGTTCATTTGGTGATGGTGTTCCTAATGTTGAAGTTCCATCTCATTTTGCAAGGGTTGAAGCTTTTAAAGAGCACCTTAAACAAAAAGATTCAATAGATAAAAAAAATGATCTTGAGTGGTATCTAGATGATAATTGTGCCGATGATTTTAACTTTGACATCCTTATGTGGTGGAAACAAAACTCTTGTAGATACCCTATTTTATCAAAAATGGTGAAGGATGTTTTAGCTAGTCCAGTATCCACTGTCGCTTCTGAAAGCACGTTTAGTACCGGGGGCAGAATTCTAGACACATATAGAA GACTGGTTGAAACCTACACTTAG